A stretch of Bacillota bacterium DNA encodes these proteins:
- a CDS encoding histidine phosphatase family protein, with protein MKKSKKYPLEAKKWEEDWKNLKIPKGEKGSEFYQRVSRWIDTIIKKRQKGAFLIATHGGCIRVILSHLVAKGLMATGIFMFKQVEWQGLKLIKEFLFCFF; from the coding sequence ATGAAGAAATCAAAAAAATATCCTTTGGAAGCAAAAAAGTGGGAAGAGGACTGGAAAAACCTTAAAATCCCAAAAGGTGAGAAGGGTTCTGAATTTTACCAGAGGGTTTCAAGATGGATAGATACTATAATAAAAAAACGACAAAAAGGGGCGTTTTTGATAGCAACCCATGGAGGATGCATACGGGTGATTTTGTCGCACCTGGTGGCAAAGGGATTGATGGCTACTGGAATTTTCATGTTTAAACAGGTGGAATGGCAAGGATTAAAATTGATAAAGGAGTTCCTTTTTTGTTTTTTTTAG